The segment GTCCAAAGGTTCTGCATTTAGGACATCTGTATATGTCTGCATCACATTCAGGACAGTAGAATTTTACATATTCATCGATTGGTGAGATTTCTTGTTTACAAGAAGTACAAATCATTTTTTCTGCCATACTGTTTTACCTCCTTATATGTGTATTTATTGTATGAAAACCATTTAAGTGACATAGTACTCTCTCTGGGTAGATACCATTCATCACAAAACAGTCTAAATTATATTTAATTAATAATTTTGGTAAGCATTTATCCACAGAAGTTTCTTCAAAAATTAATAGTTCATTAGCACTTATACTTTTTATAAGATTTTTGTCATTTGAGAAAATGTTACCTCTATATATACCATCTACATTTGTTAATATTAATAGTTTGGCATTTAGTCTATGTGCAAAGTAACATGCAATTGAATCGGATGTTATGTTCCATGAATGTTTTAGCGGGTCTTCACTCTTCAATATTTCAAAACTTAATAATAAAGGTATCTTGCCGTCATCATGAACCTTTTTGATATCCTCTAGTTTGGTGATAGGTTGAATGTGTTTATTTCTGCTGGCTATCAACTCTCCAATAATGTCCATACATTTAATTGCACTCCAATGCATAACATCATCGGAAAAATCATATTCATCATTAT is part of the Methanosphaera sp. BMS genome and harbors:
- a CDS encoding delta 1-pyrroline-5-carboxylate synthetase is translated as MLTVVKIGGSLFPEHTDRLCEYLAKSNEKIVLINGGGDFANKLREYNDEYDFSDDVMHWSAIKCMDIIGELIASRNKHIQPITKLEDIKKVHDDGKIPLLLSFEILKSEDPLKHSWNITSDSIACYFAHRLNAKLLILTNVDGIYRGNIFSNDKNLIKSISANELLIFEETSVDKCLPKLLIKYNLDCFVMNGIYPERVLCHLNGFHTINTHIRR
- a CDS encoding zinc finger domain-containing protein → MAEKMICTSCKQEISPIDEYVKFYCPECDADIYRCPKCRTFGHEYTCECGFKGP